Proteins encoded within one genomic window of Haladaptatus sp. QDMS2:
- a CDS encoding M48 family metallopeptidase, which yields MRHFGLKVRMAVAGTILFAFYMVIATIAWSMTGSIALVAVLSLLLVAGQYKLGKWLAVRSVGAEDLPEDRFADIHRTTERLSEDMGIPKPRLMYAQMGSPNAFAVGRKGSGTVVISTELMQLLDDDELEGVIAHELAHIMNRDVVTMVLGQSVAMLIGWGVYFMVRQVADGIFGWILAWIASVIANMLVMIFVLVISRVREYAADEDAAYYTGNPEALASALAKLGHVNQQIEETNIDDSVSAMCIFGVQKGLFASLFATHPPIEKRINRLRQRN from the coding sequence ATGAGACATTTCGGCCTCAAAGTACGGATGGCGGTTGCAGGGACAATCCTGTTCGCCTTCTACATGGTGATTGCCACAATTGCGTGGAGCATGACGGGATCTATCGCTCTCGTCGCCGTGCTGAGCCTGCTGCTCGTCGCCGGGCAGTACAAACTCGGCAAGTGGCTCGCGGTTCGCAGCGTCGGCGCGGAGGACTTGCCAGAAGACCGCTTTGCGGACATCCACCGCACGACCGAGCGCCTGAGCGAGGACATGGGCATCCCGAAGCCACGGCTCATGTACGCGCAGATGGGGTCGCCGAACGCCTTCGCCGTCGGGCGCAAGGGCAGCGGCACGGTCGTCATCAGCACGGAACTCATGCAGCTTCTCGACGACGACGAACTGGAGGGCGTCATCGCCCACGAACTCGCGCACATCATGAACCGCGACGTGGTGACGATGGTGCTCGGCCAGTCCGTCGCGATGCTCATCGGCTGGGGCGTCTACTTCATGGTGCGCCAGGTCGCAGACGGCATCTTCGGCTGGATTCTCGCGTGGATTGCGAGCGTCATCGCCAACATGCTGGTCATGATATTCGTGCTCGTCATCTCGCGGGTCCGCGAGTACGCCGCAGACGAGGACGCCGCCTACTACACTGGCAACCCGGAGGCACTCGCCAGCGCGCTCGCGAAACTCGGCCACGTAAACCAGCAGATAGAAGAGACGAACATCGACGACAGCGTGAGCGCGATGTGCATCTTCGGCGTCCAGAAGGGCCTGTTCGCCTCGCTGTTCGCCACGCATCCGCCAATCGAGAAGCGCATCAACCGGCTTCGCCAGCGGAACTGA
- the acnA gene encoding aconitate hydratase AcnA, with the protein MDGPNPFGAIREFEHDGTTYKMADLTVLEDEGICEPSRLPVSIRILLESVLRNVDGELITEEDVRNAASWAPDVPDVEVPFTPSRVVLQDLTGVPAVVDLAALRSAVERKGKDPKLVEPSVPCDLVIDHSVQVDFYGSEDAYEQNVELEYERNKERYRALKWAQQAFDSFRVVPPGTGIVHQVNLEYLGQVVHDRETDGENWILPDTLVGTDSHTPMIGGIGVVGWGVGGIEAEAAMLGQPITMKLPEVVGVRLTGALPEGATATDLVLHVTEDLREVGVVDRFVEFFGPGVGNLTVADRATISNMAPEQGSTISVFPVDDATLDYLELTGRDPEHIELVKEYLQAQGLYGEQEPEYTEVVEIDLSEITPSLAGPKRPQDRVGMPEMKRHFRKLVHGEFEDELHELDEEQLARWLGEGGHEDDPRRKPDVPEVGELSKKIPVTMPDGTETEIGHGSVVVSAITSCTNTSNPSVMIAAALLAKNAVERGLEVPSFVKTSLAPGSRVVTAYLEASGLMPYLEELGYNVVGYGCTTCIGNAGPLPEPIEDAIDAHDLWTTSVLSGNRNFEARIHPKVRANYLASPPLVVAYGLAGRMDINLEKEPLGTDDEGEPVYLADLWPGVDEIQSTIQQSVAPEMFKEKYADVFEGDERWEALEAPTGDVYEWDPTSTYIREPPFFKDFPLEKPGVSDIADARCLMLLGDTVTTDHISPAGPFSSNQPAGRWLLDQGVEPVDFNTYGSRRGNHEVMMRGTFANVRIRNEMLDNVEGGYTIHFPTNDETTVFDASGRYRDEDTPLIVMAGVEFGTGSSRDWAAKGTDLLGIRATIAESYERIYRDNLVGMGVLPLQFQEGDGWDSLGLDGDEHFHIKGLDDGLSVKDELTVVAERADGSTVEFPVTAQVGTPAAVKYVENGGILHLVLRRLLQNN; encoded by the coding sequence ATGGACGGACCGAACCCATTCGGTGCCATTCGCGAATTCGAACACGATGGTACCACCTACAAAATGGCGGACCTCACAGTCCTCGAAGACGAGGGTATCTGTGAGCCGTCTCGCCTCCCAGTCAGCATCCGCATCCTCCTCGAATCTGTCCTTCGCAACGTAGACGGCGAGCTGATTACCGAGGAAGACGTGCGCAACGCCGCCTCGTGGGCTCCCGACGTGCCCGACGTGGAAGTACCGTTTACGCCCTCGCGCGTCGTCCTCCAGGACCTGACCGGCGTCCCCGCAGTCGTGGACCTCGCCGCGCTCCGCTCTGCGGTCGAGCGCAAGGGCAAGGACCCGAAACTCGTCGAACCGAGCGTCCCCTGTGACCTCGTCATCGACCACTCCGTGCAGGTGGACTTCTACGGTTCGGAGGACGCCTACGAGCAGAACGTGGAACTCGAGTACGAACGCAACAAGGAGCGCTATCGCGCCCTGAAGTGGGCCCAGCAGGCGTTCGACAGTTTCCGCGTGGTGCCGCCGGGAACCGGCATCGTCCACCAGGTGAACTTAGAGTACCTCGGCCAGGTCGTCCACGACCGCGAGACGGACGGCGAAAACTGGATCCTCCCTGACACCCTCGTCGGAACCGACAGCCACACGCCGATGATCGGCGGCATCGGCGTCGTCGGCTGGGGTGTTGGCGGCATCGAGGCCGAAGCCGCGATGCTCGGCCAACCGATTACGATGAAACTCCCCGAAGTCGTCGGCGTTCGCCTCACGGGCGCGCTCCCCGAGGGCGCGACGGCGACCGACCTCGTGCTCCACGTCACCGAAGACCTCCGCGAGGTCGGCGTGGTCGACCGGTTCGTCGAGTTCTTCGGGCCCGGCGTCGGTAACCTGACCGTCGCAGACCGCGCGACCATCTCCAACATGGCTCCGGAGCAGGGGTCCACTATCAGCGTCTTCCCGGTGGACGACGCGACGCTCGACTACCTCGAACTGACCGGCCGCGACCCGGAACACATCGAACTCGTCAAGGAGTACCTGCAAGCGCAGGGCCTCTACGGGGAGCAGGAACCGGAATATACGGAAGTCGTCGAAATCGACCTCTCCGAGATTACGCCGAGCCTCGCCGGGCCAAAGCGCCCCCAGGACCGCGTCGGCATGCCCGAGATGAAGCGTCACTTCCGGAAGCTCGTCCACGGCGAGTTCGAGGACGAACTCCACGAACTCGACGAGGAGCAACTAGCCCGCTGGCTCGGCGAGGGCGGCCACGAGGACGACCCACGCCGGAAACCTGACGTGCCCGAGGTCGGCGAACTCTCGAAGAAGATTCCCGTCACGATGCCCGACGGCACGGAGACCGAAATCGGCCACGGCTCGGTCGTCGTGAGCGCGATTACGAGCTGTACGAACACCTCGAACCCGTCGGTGATGATTGCCGCCGCCCTGCTCGCGAAGAACGCAGTCGAGCGCGGCCTCGAAGTGCCGTCGTTCGTGAAGACGAGTCTCGCACCCGGCAGCCGCGTCGTGACCGCGTACCTCGAAGCCTCCGGCCTGATGCCGTATCTGGAAGAACTCGGCTACAACGTTGTCGGTTACGGTTGTACGACCTGTATCGGGAACGCCGGGCCGCTCCCAGAACCAATCGAGGACGCCATCGACGCCCACGACCTGTGGACCACGTCGGTGCTTTCAGGGAACCGCAACTTCGAAGCCCGCATCCACCCGAAGGTGCGCGCGAATTACCTCGCCAGCCCACCGCTCGTCGTCGCCTACGGCCTCGCCGGGCGGATGGACATCAACTTAGAGAAGGAACCACTCGGCACGGACGACGAGGGCGAGCCAGTGTACCTCGCGGACCTCTGGCCCGGCGTCGACGAGATTCAGTCCACCATCCAGCAGAGCGTCGCTCCGGAGATGTTCAAAGAGAAGTACGCGGACGTGTTCGAGGGCGACGAACGCTGGGAGGCGCTCGAAGCCCCTACGGGCGACGTCTACGAGTGGGACCCCACCTCGACGTACATCCGCGAACCGCCGTTCTTCAAGGACTTTCCGCTCGAGAAACCCGGCGTCTCCGACATCGCGGACGCCCGCTGTCTGATGCTCCTCGGGGACACGGTGACGACAGACCACATCAGCCCCGCCGGGCCGTTCAGTTCGAACCAACCGGCCGGCCGGTGGCTGCTCGACCAGGGCGTCGAACCCGTGGACTTCAACACCTACGGCTCCCGCCGCGGGAACCACGAAGTCATGATGCGCGGGACGTTCGCGAACGTTCGCATCCGAAACGAGATGTTAGACAACGTGGAGGGCGGCTACACCATCCACTTCCCGACGAACGACGAGACCACCGTCTTCGACGCGAGTGGCCGCTACCGCGACGAGGACACGCCGCTCATCGTCATGGCCGGCGTCGAATTCGGGACCGGCTCTTCTCGTGACTGGGCCGCGAAGGGGACGGACCTCCTCGGCATTCGCGCGACAATCGCAGAGAGCTACGAGCGCATCTACCGCGACAACCTCGTCGGCATGGGCGTCCTCCCGCTCCAGTTCCAGGAGGGCGACGGCTGGGACAGCCTCGGCTTAGACGGGGACGAGCACTTCCACATCAAGGGTCTGGACGACGGCCTCTCGGTGAAGGACGAACTCACCGTCGTCGCCGAACGTGCTGACGGTTCGACCGTCGAGTTCCCAGTGACGGCACAGGTCGGGACGCCTGCGGCCGTGAAGTACGTCGAAAACGGCGGCATCCTGCACCTCGTGCTCCGCCGACTGTTGCAGAACAACTGA
- a CDS encoding succinic semialdehyde dehydrogenase gives MTASTIWPPRTDREHLDDLVKTVTVAADDRAQRPVLSPYSDENVGSVPDCTADDVELAVSRARKAQREWADRDPAERAAVFTRYHDMVLNRQDELLDVMQLESGKARRHAFEEVLDVANTARHYAHRAEGYLKDEERKGGLPLLTKTHQYRHPIGVVGIISPWNYPLTLAVSDAIPALLAGNSVVLKPAEETPYTALLAVKLLREAGIPPNVFQVVTGSGSKLGPALVDDVDFVQFTGSTETGRKVAEQAGRNLVPSSLELGGKNPMVVFDDADMTWAVDGAIRGCFTNAGQLCIAFERLYVQSGVYEEFRDKLVNRTRSLQLAASYDHDAEVGSLMGEEQLQKVQDHVDDAVEKGAKVLTGGRHRPDLGPYFFEPTILEGVTDDMKVAREETFGPVVTLRSFRRDQEAIELANDSEYGLNAAIWTEDTERGRDVARQIECGTVNLNDPYTAAWGSVDAPMGGMKQSGLGRRHGAEGFLKYTQTQTVAEQRIHPIAPPRPIPMRLYAKGMSAILKVMRRIPGLR, from the coding sequence GTGACTGCTTCGACAATCTGGCCCCCGCGAACCGACCGGGAGCACCTGGACGACCTCGTGAAGACGGTCACGGTCGCGGCCGACGACCGTGCGCAACGCCCGGTGTTGTCGCCCTACTCCGACGAGAACGTCGGGTCGGTCCCCGACTGTACGGCAGACGACGTGGAACTGGCCGTCTCTCGCGCCCGGAAAGCCCAGCGTGAGTGGGCCGACCGTGACCCAGCGGAGCGTGCCGCCGTGTTCACGCGCTACCACGATATGGTGCTCAACCGGCAGGACGAACTGCTCGACGTGATGCAACTGGAGAGCGGGAAGGCTCGCCGCCACGCCTTCGAGGAAGTCCTCGACGTGGCGAACACGGCCCGCCACTACGCCCACCGCGCCGAAGGGTATCTCAAAGATGAGGAGCGAAAGGGCGGCCTTCCACTGCTGACGAAAACACACCAGTATCGCCACCCGATCGGCGTCGTGGGCATCATCTCGCCGTGGAACTACCCGCTGACGCTCGCCGTCTCGGACGCGATTCCTGCACTGCTCGCGGGGAATTCGGTCGTGCTCAAGCCGGCGGAGGAGACACCGTACACCGCCCTGCTCGCCGTGAAGTTGCTCCGAGAGGCAGGCATCCCGCCGAACGTGTTTCAGGTGGTTACGGGTTCGGGGTCGAAACTCGGCCCCGCGCTCGTAGACGACGTGGATTTCGTCCAGTTCACCGGGAGCACAGAAACGGGGCGGAAAGTGGCGGAACAGGCGGGGCGCAACCTCGTCCCTTCGTCGCTCGAACTCGGCGGGAAGAACCCGATGGTCGTCTTCGACGACGCGGACATGACGTGGGCCGTCGACGGCGCGATTCGCGGCTGTTTCACCAACGCCGGCCAACTCTGCATCGCCTTCGAGCGCCTCTACGTCCAGTCGGGCGTCTACGAGGAGTTCCGCGACAAACTGGTCAACCGGACGCGCAGCCTCCAGCTCGCGGCGAGTTACGACCACGACGCCGAGGTGGGGTCGTTGATGGGCGAGGAACAATTGCAGAAGGTCCAGGACCACGTGGACGACGCCGTCGAGAAGGGCGCGAAGGTGCTCACGGGCGGCCGACACCGCCCCGACCTCGGGCCGTACTTCTTCGAACCAACCATCCTCGAAGGCGTCACCGACGACATGAAAGTCGCCCGCGAGGAGACATTCGGGCCGGTCGTGACGCTCCGGTCGTTCCGCCGGGACCAGGAAGCCATCGAACTCGCGAACGACTCCGAGTACGGCCTAAACGCGGCTATCTGGACGGAAGACACAGAGCGGGGCCGCGACGTCGCCCGGCAAATCGAGTGCGGAACCGTGAATCTGAACGACCCCTACACCGCGGCGTGGGGGTCTGTAGACGCGCCGATGGGTGGGATGAAACAGTCGGGACTCGGCCGACGGCACGGTGCGGAGGGATTCTTGAAGTACACCCAGACCCAGACGGTCGCAGAACAGCGCATCCACCCAATCGCCCCACCGCGGCCGATTCCGATGCGTCTCTACGCGAAGGGGATGAGCGCGATTCTGAAGGTCATGCGCCGAATTCCGGGGCTGCGGTGA
- a CDS encoding sodium:calcium antiporter, whose protein sequence is MVFDFVPADAPGIAAIVILAGTVATWFGSQWLEESAEQLSAYYGLPAVVQGSVVVAVGSSFPELASVVFTALSGVFDMGVGAIVGSAIFNILVIPAVSNILSDQDLEAGRAIVYKEALFYMVAVAVFVLTLALAVIYEPVPAAGALVGELTRLLALIPLLLYGLYLFIQWQDVSDFDPGVEPEQIAVGHEWRRLLLGLVVILIAVELLVSGIESAGETFGVPDFLAGVTILAAATSLPDLLVSVRSARAGRGVTSLGNVFGSNTFDLLVAIPIGVLIVGSVSIDFAVAIPMLAVLTVVTVVLFTLLRTNLSLSSPEAYVLLILYILFFGWVFAETVGLTQLLSSS, encoded by the coding sequence ATGGTCTTCGACTTCGTGCCCGCCGATGCGCCGGGTATCGCAGCCATCGTAATCCTGGCAGGGACCGTCGCCACCTGGTTCGGCAGTCAATGGCTCGAAGAATCAGCCGAGCAGCTGTCTGCGTACTACGGGCTTCCTGCCGTCGTGCAAGGCTCCGTCGTCGTCGCTGTCGGTTCGAGTTTTCCGGAACTCGCCAGTGTGGTCTTTACTGCGCTCTCTGGGGTGTTCGATATGGGGGTGGGAGCAATCGTTGGGTCGGCTATTTTCAACATCCTCGTCATCCCGGCCGTCTCGAACATCCTGTCCGACCAGGACCTCGAGGCCGGTCGCGCGATCGTCTACAAAGAGGCGCTGTTTTACATGGTTGCCGTGGCCGTGTTCGTGTTGACACTGGCGCTCGCCGTCATCTACGAACCAGTTCCAGCCGCCGGTGCGTTGGTCGGAGAACTCACACGGCTTCTCGCCCTGATTCCACTGTTGCTGTATGGGTTGTATCTGTTCATCCAGTGGCAAGATGTTTCAGATTTCGACCCCGGCGTCGAACCCGAGCAAATCGCCGTCGGCCACGAATGGCGACGATTACTCCTCGGCCTCGTGGTCATCCTCATCGCCGTCGAGTTGCTCGTCAGCGGTATCGAATCGGCAGGTGAGACGTTCGGCGTCCCCGACTTCCTCGCAGGCGTGACCATCCTCGCGGCGGCAACGAGTCTGCCAGACCTGCTCGTGAGTGTTCGCTCAGCGCGGGCCGGACGAGGCGTAACCAGCCTCGGAAACGTGTTCGGGTCGAACACGTTCGACCTCCTCGTCGCCATCCCCATTGGGGTGCTTATCGTAGGCAGTGTCAGCATCGACTTCGCGGTCGCGATACCGATGCTTGCCGTTTTAACCGTCGTAACCGTGGTGCTGTTTACCCTTCTGCGAACGAATCTTTCGCTGTCTAGCCCCGAAGCGTACGTCCTCCTCATCCTGTATATACTGTTCTTCGGGTGGGTCTTTGCAGAAACCGTTGGACTCACACAACTACTCAGTAGCTCTTGA
- a CDS encoding SDR family oxidoreductase has translation MTHVLFTGFPGFLGDAVLERLLAVTDEETTFTCLVQPRFRKRAERRRGVVAAWADTTPDRVEFVEGDITVEGLGLDAPEELHEAVDQVFHLAAVYDLGVSRDVAMAVNRDGTENVLAFAREADADRFHYVSTCYVSGRHEGVFGEEDLDVGQSFNNHYEESKFEAELAVQRAKRRGLATTIYRPAIVVGDSDTGGTQKYDGPYYILQWMLRRSGRVVLPVVGKPSRTEVNLVPRDYVAAAIAHLSQQPESKDTVYQLCDPDPPTASELLAAFEAAADRRLLRVPLPKFLAKNALDYVPGVYDLFRIHPAVVDYFDHPTSYVCPNTIRDLHGSGIECPPLVTYAPALVSFMRKHPHLGWGARV, from the coding sequence ATGACGCACGTTCTGTTCACCGGCTTTCCCGGCTTCCTCGGCGACGCGGTGCTCGAACGCCTGCTCGCGGTAACCGACGAGGAGACGACGTTCACCTGTCTCGTCCAGCCACGCTTCCGAAAGCGAGCAGAGCGCAGGCGCGGTGTCGTCGCCGCGTGGGCAGACACGACTCCAGACCGGGTGGAATTCGTCGAGGGCGACATCACGGTGGAAGGATTGGGCCTCGATGCGCCCGAGGAATTACACGAGGCGGTGGACCAGGTGTTCCACCTCGCCGCCGTCTACGACCTCGGCGTCTCGCGAGACGTGGCGATGGCAGTCAACCGCGACGGGACGGAGAACGTCCTCGCGTTCGCCCGAGAAGCCGACGCAGACCGGTTTCACTACGTTTCGACGTGCTACGTGAGCGGTCGTCACGAAGGCGTCTTCGGCGAGGAAGACCTCGACGTCGGTCAGTCGTTCAACAATCACTACGAAGAATCGAAGTTCGAAGCCGAACTGGCCGTCCAGCGAGCGAAGCGCCGGGGACTCGCGACGACCATCTACCGGCCCGCCATCGTCGTCGGCGACAGCGACACCGGCGGCACGCAGAAGTACGACGGGCCGTACTACATTCTCCAGTGGATGCTCCGCCGGAGCGGGCGCGTGGTGCTTCCGGTCGTCGGGAAACCATCGCGAACGGAGGTGAATCTCGTCCCCCGCGACTACGTGGCGGCGGCCATCGCCCACCTTAGTCAACAGCCGGAATCGAAAGACACGGTCTACCAACTCTGTGACCCCGATCCGCCAACGGCGAGCGAACTACTCGCCGCGTTCGAGGCGGCGGCCGACCGGCGCTTGCTCCGTGTTCCGCTGCCGAAATTCCTCGCGAAGAACGCGCTGGACTACGTGCCCGGCGTGTACGACCTGTTCCGAATTCACCCGGCGGTCGTCGATTACTTCGACCACCCGACGAGTTACGTCTGTCCGAACACGATTCGCGACCTCCACGGCTCTGGTATCGAGTGCCCGCCGCTCGTGACCTACGCGCCGGCGCTCGTCTCGTTCATGCGCAAACACCCCCACCTCGGCTGGGGAGCGCGGGTGTGA
- a CDS encoding AzlC family ABC transporter permease — translation MSAARASFRSGVVDCLPLILGIVPFGLISGVAAIEVGLSAAHALGMSVIIFAGASQLAAIELIGQDAPALVIVVTVLVINVRMMMYSASIAPHFQRLEERWKLMLSYVLTDQAYALSILKFEQEDVQKRWYYLGVALPLWIVWQIATVVGIVLGASIPSEWNLGFTVPLIFLALLVPTMKNRPSVAAAVVGGGVAVAAAGFPFNLGLLVGALCGIVVGVVVAERGR, via the coding sequence ATGTCTGCTGCTCGGGCCAGTTTTCGCTCGGGAGTCGTCGATTGTCTCCCCCTCATCCTCGGCATCGTGCCCTTCGGCCTCATCTCCGGGGTGGCCGCCATCGAGGTTGGGCTCTCTGCGGCCCACGCTCTCGGCATGTCTGTCATCATCTTCGCGGGCGCGTCGCAACTCGCGGCCATCGAACTCATCGGTCAGGACGCCCCGGCGCTGGTCATCGTCGTCACCGTTCTCGTCATCAACGTTCGCATGATGATGTACAGCGCCTCCATCGCACCACACTTCCAGCGGTTAGAGGAACGCTGGAAACTCATGCTCTCCTACGTCCTCACTGACCAGGCCTACGCCCTCTCAATTCTCAAGTTCGAACAGGAAGACGTCCAGAAGCGGTGGTACTACCTCGGCGTCGCGCTCCCGCTGTGGATCGTCTGGCAAATCGCGACCGTGGTTGGCATCGTCCTCGGCGCGAGCATTCCGTCGGAGTGGAACCTCGGCTTTACCGTCCCGCTCATCTTCCTCGCGCTACTCGTCCCCACGATGAAAAATCGCCCCTCCGTCGCGGCCGCAGTCGTGGGCGGAGGTGTCGCTGTCGCCGCGGCGGGATTCCCGTTCAACCTCGGCCTCCTCGTCGGCGCACTGTGTGGCATCGTCGTCGGCGTCGTCGTCGCGGAGCGTGGTCGGTAG